The genomic window AGACCCAGAGCAGACCAAAGTTGCGCCAGCGATCGCTGTAGTTGCTGCtgacgccggcgaggaaAACATTGGTGTCGCTGATGGTGCAAAACTCGCAGGTCGATGTGGTGTTGGGGTTCGTGAgctcgccgccaaagacCTTGATGTAGTCCTCCATGTACTGCCAGCAGGTCTGGTTGGAGGGAGGCTCGAAACTGAGCAGTTCGTTGGCTGCGCAGATTACTTTGGTGTTGGCTACGCCTGTAGATAACATGCCTGACACGAGGTATGTAAACGGTGAAACGCGGTCTATCCCTGAGAGTTAGCGTGTCTGTAGATAGTATTGAGTGGGACATGGCGTAATGATGGGCGACTTACACATGAAGATCCAGAATCGTGGCAGGGTTTCCGGAGTGGCGAGGACACCGCAGAAAATCAAGCAAAGCGTAAACAGCAAATTGGCCAGATTGCCACCAGCCTCGGCAGTCTCAAATCCGGCAACAATAAAGGTCGAAAAGGTACCAGTGAAGAGCATAAACATGAGCAGAAAGAGGAACATGAGGGCACCACgctcggccacggcatccGTAGGAATGGCGTTGCGGTAAAGACCAATAGGGTAGTACCAGCAGAAGTACATGATGACGGCCATCAAGGAGTTCCAAGGAAGTTCGACAATGATTTGAGAAAGCATAAAGACCTTCCAAGAGTAGACCTTGGATGGACGTTCACGAGCCTCGTACAAAGATCGTTGAATGATAAACTGGGGCATAGACTGCTGCACTATTTGACCAAATACGGTGAGGAGCTGGAAAATGGCAAACATCTGGTTCTGAAGGCCTTGTTTACTGTTAGGGGCCTTGAAGAAGATAAAGCCGATGAATAGGGCGACGAGAGTGCAAAGAGCAGTCTTGGCATAGATGTATACAGGTGTTCGCCAGTACTGTTGAAAGACCCGATAGATATTCTCCTTGAGCTGGACCATGAAAGGGGCGGCAAATTCGCGGTAGCTGCCTGGATCCTCTTCAATAGCGTTGACCGGGCTGCTGCCCTGCTTCTCTGCCTTGATTGTTTCGAGTTCATTTTGAACAGATTTATACTCGGGGCTGTCCCGCCACGTTTGAAACCAGTCAATGTCCGTGGTTGATCCGGGAGCGGCGCCAATGACTTCCAACATCCACTCCGCAGGGTTCGCTTCCTCGGGGCAAGGGTGTCCGCCGTTGCGTTCAAAGTAGCTCGTCATTGTCTTGGAGTTTTCGCCGATATCGCCAAAGTACACTGTCTTTCCAcccttggccaagaagagcagTCGGTCAAATCGCTGGAACAGCATGGCTGAAGGCTGATGGATGGTACAAAGAAcagcttggccagccttGGTCAGCTTCTCCAGAAGATCAAGAATGGCCCATGAGGTTTGGGAATCCAGACCAGAAGTAGGTTCGTCGACGAAGAGTAACAGGGGAGGCTTGGCAGCAAGTTCGACGCCAATGGTAAGACGCTTACGCTGTTCGACGTTGAGACCTTCGCCTGGAACACCAACGACAGCATCGGCATACTCAGTCATATCCAGTAGCTTAATAACTTCCTCAACATAAGCCAGTTTTTCCTTCTTAGGGACGTGGGCCGGttgacgaagaagagcacTGAAGTTCAGTGCCTCGCGGACAGTAGTAGTCTGCAAGTGCAAATCCTGCTGCTGAACGTAGCCAGTCTTGCGCTGGAAGGACATATCGCGAGGCCGTCCATCCACAAGCATCTCTCCAGTAATAACACCCATGGAGGTTCTATCCGCTAAACAATCCAGAAGAGTAGTCTTACCGGCACCGGACACACCCATAAGCGCGGTTAGAGTACCAGGCTTgacccatccatccacgTGGTCTAGAATTTTTCGAGTCTCGCTCTTGATCTTGACCTCGTAGCAAACATCATGCCACTGGAAAACGGACGTTTGCTGTTGGAGAATACCACCCTCCTTGCTCTGTCCGCGGCTTCTCTCGGCGGTGACGATTGGGccaatgttggccatggcagcttcTGGGTCGTTGTGTCGCTTCTCAGCTtctgcagccgcagccggctTGTGTCCTCGACGATAAACTAGAACTTCACCCTTAGATTTCTTCTCGGAAACGAGCTCAGCAGCAACCATGTAGCAGATAAGGAAGAACACAGTGAAAGCTATGACGATGCCAAAATTGCGCCAGCGATGATTCCAAGCATAGTCAAAGTTAGAGCTGGTGTAGGCGTCTCCGTTGACGTTTGGATTTCCAGCAACAGCGCCAACCTGGGAACAGATCTGGTTTTCGGGGCCCACATTGGCGTATTTTGTGAGAAACTGGGCGGCCCCAGCGAAAGGCGCCTTGGAGGTCGGCACATACTCCGTGCACTTGAACTCGCGATCATGGAATTCGTTGACCATAAGAGCCTCAAACGCATAGCCGAGAGGGTCGATGTAGCTCAACCAGCGGCACCATCCGAGCATATACTGCTTTGGCAGGACAAATCCAGTGAAAATAACGAGGTCGAGAATGAGAATCGCCGCAGGTACCAGCGCCTGAAACAGGGTTCGGGAGGCAGAAGCAATCGTTCGGAAGATCATAGACATCACCATGACCGTTGAGAAGCTTATtagcaagaagaaaaagaaggggCCAGGTTCTCGCCGTAGATTGGTCATGAAGTAGAGTGTTATGTTAAAAATGATTGAGTTTGCAATCTTGTACGGCATATCGCAAAGCATGGAAGCGATTGCTTCGGCTGAGGGGTGATAGAGCGCATAACGAGCGTGTTTCTCGACAATTGGCCGTTGTGCGTAAAGGGTAAGGATCTTTATATTTTCAAGTCAGTTTATCATTTTACTTCATTTTGAGTTCATAGCGGAGGGCTaatggatttttttttctgacCTCGAGAGCAGATGCAAAAGCATTCATCAGACATgcgaagaagagcaaggcgcCACGTTGGAAGAAACTGGACGAGGTATCATCCAGGTTGTAGAAAACACTGCCAATAATAAGAGACATGATGAAATTTCCAATAAGAGCACCAATAGTTAAACTTGGATCGCCAACAAGGCGCTTCCAACCACGCCACAAACAGAGCTTGATCTGTTGGGTATAGGAGAGAGTAAAGGGCGACTTCTTACGCTGACCTTTGGCTTGTTGTGCGCGCTTGGCGGCACGGAAAGCCTCTGCGTCAGGGCCTCCCACGGGGTGTGCTTCCTTGTACTCTTCGATTTCCACCTGTAGAGCCCTGTATTCGGCACTGTTCTTCCAGGCAGTAGCAAACTCATCCGGCGTGCGAGGTGCCTTGCCTTCAAATCCGGGACGGACAATGCGTTCTAGAGATGAAGTCATGGAGGTGAGGAAGTCGGGAGTAGTCTGACGGGCAGGACATTCAAAGCCCAAGTTGATAAAGTATTGTTTTGCCTCATCGGCCCGCCCAAAGAAGATCTGTCGACCCTCATATAAGACAGCAGCCTTGTCAAAAAAGTCATAGGCCGTCTGAGGCGCCTGGTAGATGGAGACACAAGCTGTGCTATTAAACAGCTCAGTTTGCAGACGGAGGGTGCGACAGAACTCGATAGCATTAGCGGAGTCAAGTCCTCGAGTCGAATTGTCCCAGCATTGCAGAGGAGCGCCAGACAGGGCAGCCTCGGAGATGGTCACACGCTTTCGCTCACCCCCAGATACACCACGGATAAACTCGTTACCGACACGAGTGTTCATGGTATGCGATATGCCAAACATAGCCATAACAACATCGCGTAGATGGTTGGCGAAATGATTCTTGTGGAGTCCTTCGGGTAGATGTCGAGGTTGACGGGCCCGTGCGGCGAAGGTGAGGGTATCGCCAACAGACAATTGGGGGAAGTGGACATCAACTTCTGCGGTGTAGATTGCCTCGCCGCGATGTCTGGTGTGCATTTCCTTGGCTGAGATGCCTACATCGCAATGGTTAGCCACAATAAGTCTTTCACTGGGGGTGTGCAAACAGGTTGGAAGGGTTGTGCGATGTGGCTGGGCTGAGGCGGCATCTTCCGATGCCATGTTCCACATATGGAACACCCCGGCCCTTATTCCCACGTTATTTCTGGGCGGGTGCAACACGGTCGCAGATCTGATCCGTGGGTTTTGCCAGCACAGACGGCAAATTCCGCTGTGCATCCAATCAACCCCAGTCACTGTCCCGGTTTGTATATTTGTACATTTCCGTGCAAGGCCATTGGCTTTTCTGCTTTGATttgttttgctttgctttgcttaCCTTGATAATTGAAATAAGACCCGTCTCCAACAAAGATGCCGTTCATCTCACCAGCGATAGTCTTGAGAAAGGTAGAGCAGCCAGATCCTGGGGGTCCCAGGACCACGAGCATCTCCCCCTTACGAACCAAGCCATCGAAATTGCGTAGAATGTCGATGCGCTGCTTGCCGCTACCAGCTAGCTGGCGAGCAGCACCGGCCGCCGACAACCAGACGTTGGCAACGTCTTTTTGGTAGTCGGTCGCGGCGCCG from Metarhizium brunneum chromosome 2, complete sequence includes these protein-coding regions:
- the ZRA1_0 gene encoding ZEB2-regulated ABC transporter 1, producing the protein MYGMNANYDATANRDGVPLSTPRPTHEDEGVAAVNNDPTKTEATSITEGHNDEKGASSATSLGKEDDDIKAEMVRRSSAVQALARSYSRTSAAAAPGQNPFFAKEDSPLNPNSPKFSSREWAKAIVELVSQDGKSFRSSGVCFQNLNVHGFGAATDYQKDVANVWLSAAGAARQLAGSGKQRIDILRNFDGLVRKGEMLVVLGPPGSGCSTFLKTIAGEMNGIFVGDGSYFNYQGISAKEMHTRHRGEAIYTAEVDVHFPQLSVGDTLTFAARARQPRHLPEGLHKNHFANHLRDVVMAMFGISHTMNTRVGNEFIRGVSGGERKRVTISEAALSGAPLQCWDNSTRGLDSANAIEFCRTLRLQTELFNSTACVSIYQAPQTAYDFFDKAAVLYEGRQIFFGRADEAKQYFINLGFECPARQTTPDFLTSMTSSLERIVRPGFEGKAPRTPDEFATAWKNSAEYRALQVEIEEYKEAHPVGGPDAEAFRAAKRAQQAKGQRKKSPFTLSYTQQIKLCLWRGWKRLVGDPSLTIGALIGNFIMSLIIGSVFYNLDDTSSSFFQRGALLFFACLMNAFASALEILTLYAQRPIVEKHARYALYHPSAEAIASMLCDMPYKIANSIIFNITLYFMTNLRREPGPFFFFLLISFSTVMVMSMIFRTIASASRTLFQALVPAAILILDLVIFTGFVLPKQYMLGWCRWLSYIDPLGYAFEALMVNEFHDREFKCTEYVPTSKAPFAGAAQFLTKYANVGPENQICSQVGAVAGNPNVNGDAYTSSNFDYAWNHRWRNFGIVIAFTVFFLICYMVAAELVSEKKSKGEVLVYRRGHKPAAAAEAEKRHNDPEAAMANIGPIVTAERSRGQSKEGGILQQQTSVFQWHDVCYEVKIKSETRKILDHVDGWVKPGTLTALMGVSGAGKTTLLDCLADRTSMGVITGEMLVDGRPRDMSFQRKTGYVQQQDLHLQTTTVREALNFSALLRQPAHVPKKEKLAYVEEVIKLLDMTEYADAVVGVPGEGLNVEQRKRLTIGVELAAKPPLLLFVDEPTSGLDSQTSWAILDLLEKLTKAGQAVLCTIHQPSAMLFQRFDRLLFLAKGGKTVYFGDIGENSKTMTSYFERNGGHPCPEEANPAEWMLEVIGAAPGSTTDIDWFQTWRDSPEYKSVQNELETIKAEKQGSSPVNAIEEDPGSYREFAAPFMVQLKENIYRVFQQYWRTPVYIYAKTALCTLVALFIGFIFFKAPNSKQGLQNQMFAIFQLLTVFGQIVQQSMPQFIIQRSLYEARERPSKVYSWKVFMLSQIIVELPWNSLMAVIMYFCWYYPIGLYRNAIPTDAVAERGALMFLFLLMFMLFTGTFSTFIVAGFETAEAGGNLANLLFTLCLIFCGVLATPETLPRFWIFMYRVSPFTYLVSGMLSTGVANTKVICAANELLSFEPPSNQTCWQYMEDYIKVFGGELTNPNTTSTCEFCTISDTNVFLAGVSSNYSDRWRNFGLLWVFVIFNIGAALFVYWLARVPKNKLGGKKAKKE